The genomic region ATAGAGCACTTATGACTCCTCCCTCCCCGGAAAGGGGTCCGCAGGATCCCAGGTGTAACCAAGGCCGTAACTCTTCCCCATCCCAACCCCAGGATCCCACTGTCCCTGAACCTCCACAAAGGCCTTTGGAGCCAGAACCAGTtggcctcctccagccccaccccaggtAAGCCCCTCACTGCCTGGCATGCACCCTGTAACGCGGTCTCGAGCCTGAGACTGAGGCCAGGGCTCCAGGAGTCCAGCCTGAGCAGGGCGCCTGCTTCACTGTTCCCTCCAGGTTCCCTCCCCCAGGTCCCCACACAGCTCAGCCCTGGGGAGACGGAAGAGTCTGATCAGAGGCGCACAGGTGAGTAGGGTGAGGGAGCTTTTGCCTCAGTGCCACTATGGCCCCAGCCTGAGTGTTCCAGTGACCTGGCTCTGGgaatcccagccctgccctcctctgccttttgttcCCACAGGTGAACTAGCAACCTGTGTGGGTCAGGTCGGCACCGCAAGCCATCCATCTCTcccacaccctcccccacccactcctGCTCGGTCTCGGCCCTATTCTTGCTCTGTCTGTGGGAAGAGGTTTTCACTCAAACATCAGATGGAGACGCACTACCGTGTCCACACAGGTATGGGTGCCCTGCCCTGTACAAACTGCTTCCTTTCAAACTCCAGTGGGCCCGCTCCTTAAGTCCCTTTGTGAATGCTGTGCTCCCGAGCAACAACCTTGCCCAGCTGCCCCTACCTACCCCTAGGCGAGCCTTCATGcccttcttctttgctttatgaGCCTTCCCCTCCACCTTCCCTAGGAGAGAAGCCCTTCTCCTGTAGCCTCTGTCCCCAGCGCTCCCGGGACTTCTCAGCCATGACCAAGCACCTGCGAACGCACGGGGCCGCACCCTACCGCTGCCCTCTTTGCCAGGCCGGCTGCCCCAGCCTGGCCTCCATGCAGGCGCACATGCGCGGCCACTCGCCCAGTCAGCTCCCGCCGGGATGGACCATTCGCTCCACCTTCCTCTACTCCTCCTCCTCGAGGCCATCTAGGGCCTCGACCTCTCCCAGTAGGCCCTCTTCCTCCACCACCTGACGGGGCGTCAGTAACTTCTTTGGCTTCAGCCAAGCTTACAATTAAAAAGCGAAAGACGGGCCGGCGAGCAGGCTAGGCTTCTGATTCCGTACCGCGGCTGCGGCAGCCTAGCCAAACTCGGCTCCAAGAAGCGCTGCGGTAAGGGCGCCAGGAGCCCTCTCCCAGACAGCCTCCGGCCGCGGACCTGGGCCAGAGAGCCCCTGTGGGGTGAGGGCAGTGAAGTTTGCACGAGTGACGGTTAACTGTGCGAGGACTGGCGATTCATCACCAAAATAAAGAGTTTCCTGTGCTCTCCTCTCGGGACCAGAAAGTAGAGTCCAGATTTTCGTCTGTGCGCGGGGGGCAGCCTTGCCCTTAGTCCTGTAGCGGCCCCTGGTGGTTCAACGTGGCGGCTGCCACCTCCGTCTCCCGGGGCTTCTGATCCTCCCCTCGAGGCAGCGGGCCGCGAGGACAGGGTGGTGTCCAGACCGACTTCGCAGCAAGCCCTGTGTGGAAAGGCTGTGAGAATCCAAGTTACTGGTCCCTTTCACAGCAAGCAACTGCGCGCCAAGTCTGAGTCTGGGTCGTCTAGCCCGGGACTCGAAAGGAACGCATGCTATGCTCTGCTTTCAGCCACCCGACTCCTTTCCGGAGCACAAGAGCCGAAAGGCCGCAGCCCCTCCAGTATCTTCCCTCCACGCCGTACGGAGCGGCCGCCGGGTCAAACTCCAAACTGAGGCGGCCGCCCCTTACCCAGCCCACGCCTCCTGCAGTCGCGAACTTCATCTCCCAGTGTCCCTGAGGGTCCAAGGCCCGCTGCACTCTGGGAGTGGTAGTTCACGCGGGCCGCTGGCCTCGACAAGAACAATAGGAGGAGTCTGGGGCGAGAACCACAACTCCCGGCGGCCCGAGAGATTGCTTTCTGGGCCGGGTCAGGCTCCCATAGTCCCAGTTCTCGCGGCCCTAGCTCGCGGCGGAAGGAGAGAGGTGCTCGAACTACATTTCCCGGAGATCCTTGCGCCTCGCCCTCTCCCGCCGCGACGCGGGGTCTAGGCTCTTTAGGTGCGGTCTAAGGGTGACCAGCCGGCCGGCCTCGGACTCCCGCTCCCGTGGTGCCCCGCGCGGCCGGCCCAGCCCCTGGCTCGTGTCGGCCCCGCGGCGGCGCTGGTTGTTGTCGTGAGCCTAAGCCGCCCCGcccctcctctgctcccctccccccggCCCTGCGTACGGGccgcccctccccccgcctccccgGCCCCTCTCACGGTGCCaagatggcggcggcggcgggcggcggcaGTTGCCCCGGGCCTGGCTCCGCGCGGGGCCGCTTCCCGGGCCGGCCGCGGGGctccggcgggggcgggggccgcgGCGGACGGGGCAACGGGGCCGAAAGAGTGCGGGTAGCTCTGcggcgcggcggcggcgcggcgggGCCGGGCGGAGCCGAGCCCGGGGAGGACACGGCCCTGCTCCGTTTGCTGGGACTCCACCGGGGCCTGCGCCGGCTCCGCCGCCTGTGGGCCGGCCCGCGCATTcagcggggccggggccggggtcGGGGCCGGGGCTGGGGCCCGAGCCGGGGCTGCCTGCTGGAGGAGGAGAGCAGTGACGGGGAGTCCGACGATGAGGTGAGGCAGTCGGAGGCGTCCCCAGCGCTGGGCGGGGCGGAGGCTGGG from Bos javanicus breed banteng chromosome 18, ARS-OSU_banteng_1.0, whole genome shotgun sequence harbors:
- the ZBTB32 gene encoding zinc finger and BTB domain-containing protein 32 isoform X2 translates to MHAVRLRAMSLAPLHFLTATRVCAAVSECEAEWGEEQGLSHIPMTGAWQEVWPPDQRIPLSLNLHKGLWSQNQLASSSPTPGSLPQVPTQLSPGETEESDQRRTGELATCVGQVGTASHPSLPHPPPPTPARSRPYSCSVCGKRFSLKHQMETHYRVHTGEKPFSCSLCPQRSRDFSAMTKHLRTHGAAPYRCPLCQAGCPSLASMQAHMRGHSPSQLPPGWTIRSTFLYSSSSRPSRASTSPSRPSSSTT
- the ZBTB32 gene encoding zinc finger and BTB domain-containing protein 32 isoform X4 — encoded protein: MTGAWQEVWPPDQRIPLSLNLHKGLWSQNQLASSSPTPGSLPQVPTQLSPGETEESDQRRTGELATCVGQVGTASHPSLPHPPPPTPARSRPYSCSVCGKRFSLKHQMETHYRVHTGEKPFSCSLCPQRSRDFSAMTKHLRTHGAAPYRCPLCQAGCPSLASMQAHMRGHSPSQLPPGWTIRSTFLYSSSSRPSRASTSPSRPSSSTT
- the ZBTB32 gene encoding zinc finger and BTB domain-containing protein 32 isoform X3, with protein sequence MEDCEVRGGASSRVGGPGAPAAVQSMRCPGGSYNRIPMTGAWQEVWPPDQRIPLSLNLHKGLWSQNQLASSSPTPGSLPQVPTQLSPGETEESDQRRTGELATCVGQVGTASHPSLPHPPPPTPARSRPYSCSVCGKRFSLKHQMETHYRVHTGEKPFSCSLCPQRSRDFSAMTKHLRTHGAAPYRCPLCQAGCPSLASMQAHMRGHSPSQLPPGWTIRSTFLYSSSSRPSRASTSPSRPSSSTT